The Alphaproteobacteria bacterium US3C007 genomic interval AGAATGTCGAAGATATTCTGTCAGGGCTTTATAAAGGCGATACGGATCAATCACGCGTCACCGCGCAAATTGACTCGCCTTTGGCCGGGGGTAATCTGCAAACTGTTTTGGAGGGTTTGCGCAACGATATGCGAAAGGCCGCCGAGAATCTTGAATTTGAAGAGGCAGCCCGGTTGCGGGATGAGGTGAAACGTTTAGAGGCGGTTGATCTGGCAATTGCCGATGATCCGCTGGCCCGCCAATCTGCGGTTGAGGCCGCCGGCGAAGCCGCTGTAAAATCGCGAGGCCGGTCAAAAGCTGGACGCGGGGGTACCCGCACCTATCGCGGCCAGGCGCAACGCAAAGCCTAAGCCAGCGTTGCAAGTGGCATTTCTTCACGGAGTTGGAATTGATGGTAAGGCTTTTAGATACTGGGCAATCGCCAATCGATCCTCGGGGCTCACCTTGGCAAGATTATCCACCACTTTGGCCATAGATCCCCCCACAACGTCGAAATCAGGCGTCAAACCGCTTTCAAGGTAATCGGCAATGTCTTCAAGGCGCCACTTTAAAGCTGCCGGCGTTATATTGGGGATACGTCCCGTACCAGAGGGGTTATTTGCCCCCGCTAACCATTGCCCGCGCTTCAAGCCGCCCAGCGCGTTGCGCGCCGTATGACATTGCGCGCAATGGCCCAAAGCTTCAACCAAATACCGTCCACGTTCTTGCCCAGCATCCAATGGGGATTTCAGATGCCAATCTGGCTCTGCAAAAAATAGTTTCCACAGCCCGACAAACCGCCTGAAACCAAAGGGAAATTGTAACTCATGGGGGGCTGACACCGTTTCAACAGCAGGCAGGCCTTGCCAGAACATCCAAAGATCGGAAACATCTTGCAGCGTCATATGCTGGTAGGCAGTATAAGGAAAAGCCGGGAAATAATGCTCCCCCATGGGGGATATTCCGCGGCGAATTGCAGTTTCGAAATCCGTAAAATCCCAACGGCCGACCCCGAAATTTTGTGACATTGAAATATTTGGCGCCCGAAACACGCCATAGGGCGTGACAAAGCTTTGCCCGCCCCCCAATTGCAATGCAGCCTCACTGGCCACGCTTGGTGTGCTGTGACAACTCCCACAACCAGAAGCATAAAAAACCGCTGCGCCGCGCTCCGCATCGCTTGGCAGCTGCGTTATGTCTGAGCCTTGCACCGCAGGCGGCATCAATAACACAAGCGCGCCGAAACCTGCGATAAAGCCCAAAAGCGCTGATATAAACACCAGCCGCGTCAGCACTGCAGATGTGACCTTAGGACCATTTTGCCGCTTCCTTTCAACCCGCACCGCCCCGATTCTGTCCAATCTTAGGCTTTATTCTTGACAAAACCGCGCTTGCGTCGCGACAGTCCTACTACAGCAAATCGACATCTCCAAGACAGGTGAGTGATATGTCACACTTATATGAAATCAAAGAACTGCCGGATATGGAAATTTTCATGCCAGATGGCTGCCGGCTTTCGGCGCGGGTTTGGATGCCTGAAAATGCCCAACAGCATCCAGTGCCCGCCATCTTGGAATTTCTTCCCTACCGAAAGCGCGATGGCACAACCGCGCGCGACTGCCTGACTCATCCCTATTTTGCAAAGCATGGCTATGCCTGTATTCGCGTGGATATGCGCGGCAATGGCGATAGCGAAGGCGTAATGGAAGATGAATATACCCAGCAAGAACTAGAAGATGCCGTCGCCACCATCAACTGGCTGGCCACCCAAAACTGGTGCAGCGGCGAGGTGGGAATGATGGGTATCAGCTGGGGCGGCTTCAATGCATTGCAAGTCGCCGCCCTGCAGCCAAAGGCGCTGAAAGCGATCATCACCTTATGCTCAACCGTCGATCGATATGCGGATGATATTCATTACAAAGGGGGCTGTTTGCTGAATGAAAACCTAGGATGGGGCGCCACAATGTGGGCCTATTCTTCGCGCCCGCCCGATCCTGCTTTGGTGGGTGATGCCTGGCGTAAGCTGTGGCTCGAGCGGCTTGAGGCTGAACCGTTTCTGCCCATCACTTGGTTGCGCCATCAAAACCGCGATGCCTATTGGCGACATGGCTCAATCTGTGAAAACTATTCTGCGGTTAAAGCAGCGACCCTAGCGATAGGGGGGTGGGGCGATGCCTATAAGAATGCCGTGTCGCATCTGGTGGAAAATTTGCGCGCCCCGGTGAAAGGCATCGTGGGCCCCTGGGTGCATAAATATCCGCATTTCGCAGTGCCCGAACCGCGGATTGGCTTCTTGCAAGAGGCCTTGCGCTGGTGGGATCATTGGTTGAAAAATTGTGATCAAAACATCGAACAAGATCCAGATTACACCGTCTATCTTATGGAAGGCGTGCGTCCAAAAACCTGGTATGAAAGCCGCGCCGGCCACTGGATCGCGGAAACAAATTGGCCCAATAGCTTGCAACATCACACCTTGCATCTACAATCTGATCATCGCTTGGGTATGAACGCTGCCAAGCTGTCAGAAGTGGTAAAATCCCCCCAAACCTGCGGCGCCACATCCGGGGAATATTGCGCCATCTGGTTGGGCCCAGAAATGCCGGGGGACCAACGCGGCGATGATGCTTTTTCAGCCTGTTTTACGTCAGAGCCCCTGCAAGAGCAGATGGATATTGTCGGGGCTCCTAAGCTTCAGCTGCGCCTGAGCTCTGACAAACCCGCTGCGCAGATCGCGGTGCGTTTGAACCATATTCATCCCGATGGCGCGGCAACCCGCATCACCTATGGTGTATTGAACCTGGCCCACCGAAACGGCCATGAGAAATCTGAGGCCTTAATTCCTGGCACGGATATAGATATTGAACTGGCTTTGGATCAAATTGCCTATCGCGTGCCCAAGGGTCATACCATCCGCGTGGCCATTTCAACCAGCTACTGGCCGCTCTTATGGCCCGTAGCAGAGGCCGCTGAAATCACCTTGAAAGGCGGAGCTTTGGACCTGCCCCTGCGCAAAAGCGGCGATGCAGATGAACGTCAGTTTTTACCACCCGAAACCGCAGACCCTTGGAGGATCGCGCAGCTGCGCGCACCCAAAAATAGCCGCCGGCACATCACGAATATGGAAACGGGTGAGGTCACTTTGGAAATTATTGATGATTTTGGCAGCGCCCGCGATCTTGAGCATGGCTTAATCCATGGCAGCATCGCGCGTGAATGGTGGACGATCCACCCCGATGATCCGCTTTGCGCCAGCGCCCGCACGCATTGGACCTGCGAAAACAGCCGTGAGGGCTGGGTAACGCGCACAGAAACCTTTGCAAATATGACATCGGATCTGACGCATTTTCACCTAACCGCACGACTGGAAGCCTATGAAAATGAACAATTGATATTTGAAAAAGACCTATCGGAAAGCCTGCCCCGAGATCTGCGTTAAAACGGCCCTGGGCTTGGCATTTTTTAGCTTGCGGTCTCGGCCCGTTGCCGCGACAGATTGGTCAGCCAATCTGGGTCCATTTCAGGCACGGATGACAACAGCAAATTTGTATAGTCGGGATGCGGCGGTTGAAACACATCGGATTTTAGGCCTTGTTCGACCACTTCACCCTGATTCATCACCACCACTTGATCCGCGATGGCTTTCACCGTTGAAATATCATGCGTGATGAACAAATAGGTTAGGCCAAGCTCATCTTGAAGCCGCAGCAACAGCTTTAAAATACCTTCTTGCACGATCTGATCCAAGGCTGAGGTAACTTCATCGCAAATCACAAATTCGGGTTCTGCAGCCAGCGCCCGCGCGATACAAATCCGTTGCTTCTGCCCCCCCGATAATTCACCCGGCAAACGTGCCAGAAAGCTTGCATCCAGCTCGATCATCTCAAGCAATTCAACGATGCGCGCCTCTTTTTTTTCACCGCGCATGCCAAGATAAAACTCTAACGGCCTACCAATAATATCGCGCACCGTTTGCCGCGGGTTCATCGCCGTATCAGCCATTTGATAAATCATCTGAATACGGCGCTTTTGATCTTTGCTGCGCTCAGACAGTTTTTTGGGCAGAGCCTCGCCATTAAACTCTATGCTGCCTGCAAGCTGGGGCAGCAATCCAGTGATCACCCGCGCCGTCGTTGATTTGCCCGAACCGGATTCGCCCACCACAGCAACGGTTGAACCGCGGGGCACCTCGATATCCACTTGGTGCAGAACCTTTACCGTTCCATAACTGGCATCAATTCCTTTTAAAGACAGCAACGTATCGCTTGGTTTTTGAATTGGCTTCTCCAGCGCCCGTACGGACCATAGCGATTTTGTATAAGCCTCTTTGGGATCGTTTAACATCACCCGCGTGCTCGCCTCTTCCACCTCTTCGCCATAGCGCAGCACTTTGATCACATCCGCCATTTGCGCCACCACGGCCAAATCATGCGTGATGTAAATAGCCGCAGTGTTGAACTCTTCAACAATCGCTCGCATCGAAGATAAAACTTCTACTTGCGTGGTGACGTCAAGCGCCGTTGTCGGTTCGTCAAACACGATCAAATCAGGGCGCGGCGACATCGCCATAGCCGTCATCACGCGCTGCAATTGACCACCGGAAACCTGGTGTGGATATCGATCCCCAATATGATCAGGATCGGGTAAATTTAACGCCCCATATAAGGTTTTCGCATCTGAATGTGCTTCTGCGCGCGGCTTAATCTTCGCGCGAATGGTCGAGGCGGTTGTTTGGTCAAGCAAGCGATGCGCAGGATTGAAGGAGGCGGCGGCAGATTGTGCAACATAGGTCATTCGGTTGCCCCAAAGCCCGCGCTTTTCACTTTCAGACAGCTGCGCAAGATCAGACCCGTCAAAAAGAATTTCACCCCCCGTGATGCGGCATCCCGGCTGGGTATAGCCCATCGCGGCCAGCCCCAAGGTTGACTTGCCCGCCCCGGATTCCCCGATCAGGCCCAGCACCTCACCCCGATGCAGCTTCAGATCAACGCCTTTTACGATGTCATGCCATTTTTCATCTGAAAATCCTTGGATTTTCAAACCCTTTATCTCAAGCAGCACATCGCCTTTTTTCGTTTTATTGTTCATCACGCAGCCCGCTTGTTTTATGCAAGAACCAATCAACCACAAAATTAATCGCCACGGTAAGCAACGCGATCGCCGCGGCTGGTAACAACGGGGTTAGCCCCGCCTTAATATCATATTGGGCGAACATAATCAGCGAGGCGTTTTCGCGCACCATGGATCCCCAATCTGCGGTTGGAGGTTGAATTCCCACCCCTAGAAAAGACAACGCCGCGATGGTGAGAAACACGAAGCAAAACCGCAATCCAAATTCAGCGATCAGAGGCGGCATAATATTGGGCAAGATCTCTCGGCGCATAATCCACCACAGGCCCTCACCGCGCAGGCGGGCGGCCTCAACATAATCCATCACCACAACGTTTAAGGACACTGCTCTGGTCAAACGAAACACCCGCGTGCTGTCTAAAACCGCGATAATAAGGATCAAATTGGTAACCGTTGATCCAAAAATGGATAATAAAACCAATGCGAAAATCAGGCTAGGAATGGCCATTAACACATCTACCGCGCGGCTGAGAAATTGATCCAGCCAGCTTTGATTGATCGCAGCGGCAAGGCCCAGAGAACCACCGATTATAAACGCCAAAAGCGTGGTGGCGACCGCAATACCAACTGTATTTCGTGCCCCAAAAATCATCCGCGAAAAGATATCCCGACCAATCTGGTCGGTGCCAAACACATGCTCAGCGCTCCAAGCTGCATAGGGTTCGGGAAAAACCTCAGCCTCTCCATAAGGCGATAAAATCGGCGCGAACACCGCCAATATAATGTAACCCAGAATAACGATCATCCCAAAACGGGCTGTCATCGGTGCTTTGCGCAAATCAAGAATTAGGCGTTGCCAAAGCGATCGCTTCTCGCTGACAGCACCGACCTCACCTAAGGCCGAATATGTGTTAGGTTCTTGGCTCATTTTGGATGCAACAATCTCGGGTTGGTTACAATACCGATAATATCGGCAAGCAGGTTTAACAAAATATACGTTATTGCGAAGATCAACGCACAGCCCTGAACAACCGGGATGTCCCGGCTGGCCACGGCATCAACCATCAATTGGCCGATGCCGGGATATACAAACACCACTTCTACCACGACCACCCCAACCACCAAATACGCCAGGTTGAACGCAATCACTGTCGCAATGGGCGCCCAAGCATTTGGCAAAGCATGCTTCAAAATCACTTCGCTTGGAGAGGCCCCCGATAAGCGGGCCATTTGAATATAGGGGCTGGCCAACAGGTTGATGATGGCCGCCCGCGTCA includes:
- a CDS encoding cytochrome c encodes the protein MDRIGAVRVERKRQNGPKVTSAVLTRLVFISALLGFIAGFGALVLLMPPAVQGSDITQLPSDAERGAAVFYASGCGSCHSTPSVASEAALQLGGGQSFVTPYGVFRAPNISMSQNFGVGRWDFTDFETAIRRGISPMGEHYFPAFPYTAYQHMTLQDVSDLWMFWQGLPAVETVSAPHELQFPFGFRRFVGLWKLFFAEPDWHLKSPLDAGQERGRYLVEALGHCAQCHTARNALGGLKRGQWLAGANNPSGTGRIPNITPAALKWRLEDIADYLESGLTPDFDVVGGSMAKVVDNLAKVSPEDRLAIAQYLKALPSIPTP
- a CDS encoding CocE/NonD family hydrolase produces the protein MSHLYEIKELPDMEIFMPDGCRLSARVWMPENAQQHPVPAILEFLPYRKRDGTTARDCLTHPYFAKHGYACIRVDMRGNGDSEGVMEDEYTQQELEDAVATINWLATQNWCSGEVGMMGISWGGFNALQVAALQPKALKAIITLCSTVDRYADDIHYKGGCLLNENLGWGATMWAYSSRPPDPALVGDAWRKLWLERLEAEPFLPITWLRHQNRDAYWRHGSICENYSAVKAATLAIGGWGDAYKNAVSHLVENLRAPVKGIVGPWVHKYPHFAVPEPRIGFLQEALRWWDHWLKNCDQNIEQDPDYTVYLMEGVRPKTWYESRAGHWIAETNWPNSLQHHTLHLQSDHRLGMNAAKLSEVVKSPQTCGATSGEYCAIWLGPEMPGDQRGDDAFSACFTSEPLQEQMDIVGAPKLQLRLSSDKPAAQIAVRLNHIHPDGAATRITYGVLNLAHRNGHEKSEALIPGTDIDIELALDQIAYRVPKGHTIRVAISTSYWPLLWPVAEAAEITLKGGALDLPLRKSGDADERQFLPPETADPWRIAQLRAPKNSRRHITNMETGEVTLEIIDDFGSARDLEHGLIHGSIAREWWTIHPDDPLCASARTHWTCENSREGWVTRTETFANMTSDLTHFHLTARLEAYENEQLIFEKDLSESLPRDLR
- a CDS encoding ABC transporter ATP-binding protein, with protein sequence MNNKTKKGDVLLEIKGLKIQGFSDEKWHDIVKGVDLKLHRGEVLGLIGESGAGKSTLGLAAMGYTQPGCRITGGEILFDGSDLAQLSESEKRGLWGNRMTYVAQSAAASFNPAHRLLDQTTASTIRAKIKPRAEAHSDAKTLYGALNLPDPDHIGDRYPHQVSGGQLQRVMTAMAMSPRPDLIVFDEPTTALDVTTQVEVLSSMRAIVEEFNTAAIYITHDLAVVAQMADVIKVLRYGEEVEEASTRVMLNDPKEAYTKSLWSVRALEKPIQKPSDTLLSLKGIDASYGTVKVLHQVDIEVPRGSTVAVVGESGSGKSTTARVITGLLPQLAGSIEFNGEALPKKLSERSKDQKRRIQMIYQMADTAMNPRQTVRDIIGRPLEFYLGMRGEKKEARIVELLEMIELDASFLARLPGELSGGQKQRICIARALAAEPEFVICDEVTSALDQIVQEGILKLLLRLQDELGLTYLFITHDISTVKAIADQVVVMNQGEVVEQGLKSDVFQPPHPDYTNLLLSSVPEMDPDWLTNLSRQRAETAS
- a CDS encoding ABC transporter permease; the encoded protein is MSQEPNTYSALGEVGAVSEKRSLWQRLILDLRKAPMTARFGMIVILGYIILAVFAPILSPYGEAEVFPEPYAAWSAEHVFGTDQIGRDIFSRMIFGARNTVGIAVATTLLAFIIGGSLGLAAAINQSWLDQFLSRAVDVLMAIPSLIFALVLLSIFGSTVTNLILIIAVLDSTRVFRLTRAVSLNVVVMDYVEAARLRGEGLWWIMRREILPNIMPPLIAEFGLRFCFVFLTIAALSFLGVGIQPPTADWGSMVRENASLIMFAQYDIKAGLTPLLPAAAIALLTVAINFVVDWFLHKTSGLRDEQ